A window from Gemmatimonadales bacterium encodes these proteins:
- a CDS encoding PQQ-binding-like beta-propeller repeat protein, whose translation MPLPGPAGRFDYQSFDSSSTLLWLAHMAAGEVLAFDVGSRRVVARVSGMAGATGVLAVPSLRRVFVSLSEKHQVAVLDAHTGRVLSRVEAGRFPDGLAYAPSAHKLFVSDEYGRQELVIDAASSVPLPPIPMNGEVGNTQYDPVSGRIWVAVQTRDQLAAIDPATDAVVARVAVPGIERPHGLVIDAVHQLAYVAGEGNGRLGVLDLRTGRLLETYPVGDEPDVLAIDVERGRLFVASESGAIAAFQIRGERLIPLATYRAPHAHSVALDPRTHLLYVPLAQVNGRPLLRILELEED comes from the coding sequence GTGCCATTGCCCGGCCCAGCGGGCCGCTTCGACTACCAGAGCTTCGACTCGAGCTCGACGCTGCTGTGGCTGGCGCACATGGCGGCCGGCGAGGTCCTCGCGTTCGATGTCGGGAGCCGGCGCGTCGTGGCGCGCGTGTCGGGCATGGCCGGTGCAACGGGCGTGCTTGCTGTTCCGTCGCTCCGGCGGGTCTTCGTCTCCCTCAGCGAGAAGCATCAAGTGGCGGTGCTGGACGCCCACACCGGCCGGGTGCTCTCCCGGGTGGAGGCCGGTCGATTTCCTGACGGGCTGGCGTACGCGCCCTCGGCGCACAAGCTCTTCGTATCGGACGAGTATGGCCGGCAGGAGCTGGTCATCGATGCGGCGTCATCCGTGCCGCTCCCGCCGATTCCGATGAACGGTGAGGTGGGCAATACCCAGTACGACCCGGTCTCGGGCCGCATCTGGGTCGCGGTGCAGACCCGGGATCAGCTTGCCGCCATCGATCCCGCGACGGACGCGGTGGTGGCGCGCGTCGCGGTTCCAGGCATCGAACGGCCCCACGGCCTCGTGATCGACGCGGTCCACCAGCTGGCCTACGTGGCGGGCGAAGGGAACGGCCGGCTGGGTGTGCTCGACCTCCGCACCGGGCGCCTGCTGGAGACGTATCCCGTCGGGGACGAGCCCGACGTGCTCGCGATCGACGTCGAGCGTGGCCGCCTGTTCGTCGCCTCGGAGTCGGGCGCGATCGCGGCGTTCCAGATCCGGGGCGAGAGACTGATCCCGCTGGCGACCTACCGCGCACCGCACGCCCACTCCGTCGCACTCGATCCCCGCACCCACCTGCTGTACGTGCCGCTCGCGCAGGTCAATGGACGACCGCTCCTGAGAATTCTGGAGCTGGAGGAGGATTGA
- the chrA gene encoding chromate efflux transporter: MPAEATRARLAWYFLRLGTVGFGGPIALTAAMHRDLVQGRQWISTAEYKEGLALAQLAPGPLAAQLAIYLGWVRWGVWGATIAGLAFVGPSLLMVLVLSACYVRFGGLPWMRGAFYGIGAAVIAIIARGASKLLRTSVSRDPLLWVVVLVNAVVVAWKEAEILWVFGLSGVVVLMWRVWQERVATSGRAAAAVLPWWWLLSGLHGTASSETLLRILGFFAKAAVVVFGSGLAVVPFLHGGVVRDYGWLTERQFLDAVAVSMITPGPVVITVAFIGYLVAGPVGGLAAAVGMFLPTYLAVVAAAPWFHRVTGNQRLRAAVDGVTAAAAGALAGAVVVLGRRAIVDVPTALIAVAALLVLARVRFALEPIIIIAAGVIGVVVTQLR, encoded by the coding sequence ATGCCGGCTGAGGCCACGCGGGCCCGCCTGGCGTGGTACTTCCTCCGGCTCGGCACCGTGGGATTCGGCGGGCCGATCGCTTTGACTGCCGCCATGCACCGGGACCTGGTCCAGGGCCGCCAATGGATCTCGACGGCCGAGTACAAGGAAGGACTCGCGCTTGCCCAGCTGGCCCCCGGACCGCTCGCTGCCCAGCTGGCGATCTACCTCGGCTGGGTTCGTTGGGGCGTGTGGGGAGCCACCATCGCGGGACTGGCCTTCGTCGGACCCTCGCTCCTCATGGTGCTGGTGCTGTCGGCCTGCTACGTCCGATTCGGGGGACTCCCGTGGATGCGGGGGGCATTCTACGGCATCGGCGCCGCCGTCATCGCGATCATCGCACGCGGTGCGAGCAAGCTGCTGCGAACCAGCGTCAGCCGTGATCCGCTCCTCTGGGTCGTCGTCCTGGTGAATGCCGTGGTGGTCGCCTGGAAGGAAGCCGAGATTCTGTGGGTGTTCGGCCTCAGCGGAGTGGTGGTCCTGATGTGGCGCGTCTGGCAGGAGCGAGTCGCCACGTCCGGACGAGCGGCCGCGGCCGTGCTCCCCTGGTGGTGGCTCCTCTCCGGCCTCCATGGTACGGCCTCCAGCGAGACGCTGCTCCGGATTCTCGGCTTCTTCGCCAAGGCGGCGGTCGTCGTCTTCGGCAGCGGGCTCGCCGTGGTGCCCTTCCTGCACGGCGGAGTCGTTCGGGACTACGGCTGGCTCACCGAGCGGCAGTTCCTCGATGCGGTCGCCGTATCGATGATCACCCCCGGGCCCGTCGTCATTACGGTGGCCTTCATCGGCTACCTGGTGGCCGGTCCGGTGGGCGGACTCGCAGCCGCGGTGGGCATGTTTCTGCCGACCTATCTGGCGGTGGTCGCGGCGGCCCCCTGGTTCCACCGGGTGACCGGAAATCAGCGTCTGAGAGCCGCGGTCGACGGAGTCACCGCGGCTGCCGCGGGAGCTCTCGCCGGCGCCGTCGTGGTCCTCGGTCGCCGGGCGATCGTCGATGTGCCGACCGCCCTGATTGCCGTCGCGGCGCTCCTAGTGCTGGCCCGCGTCCGCTTCGCCTTGGAGCCTATAATCATCATCGCCGCCGGTGTCATCGGCGTCGTGGTGACCCAACTCCGGTGA
- a CDS encoding MFS transporter, with product MGPAPDPVTRPVPPSRLGRVGHLLALERNTLAVVAAMFLMALGENLWRRFLPKYLQALGAPIVAIGAYGSVEDALDGLYQYPGGWASDRYGRRHALLLFVMLAAVGYIIIAAAPAWPVVFVGLLFIMAWTSMASPTLFAVVGDALPAGRRSVGFSVQAILRRVPILVAPALGGAVIAVAGIQAGVRAGLLTSVVLALVTLAVVRRMRLDRPAAPAPANVRLVWRSLPGPLRRLLVSDICIRTCDAMVDVFLVLYAVNVAGISPPVFGGLIGVQMATVILCSLPAARLADRFGRKPFVVATFVAFASFPLAVVAAHSLQGLVLAFVVGGLREIGEPARKALILDLVRPDLRARGVGLYYLLRSLAIAPAATVGGLLWKVSPTTPFLMAGAIGAIGLVLFTLTVDERYAG from the coding sequence GTGGGTCCAGCGCCTGACCCGGTGACCCGGCCGGTGCCACCCAGCCGGTTGGGCCGGGTAGGTCACCTGCTCGCGCTGGAGCGGAACACGCTGGCCGTGGTGGCCGCCATGTTCCTCATGGCGCTGGGCGAGAACCTCTGGCGCCGTTTCCTGCCCAAGTACCTGCAGGCGCTCGGCGCGCCGATCGTGGCGATCGGCGCCTACGGCAGCGTAGAAGACGCGCTCGACGGCCTCTACCAGTATCCCGGCGGCTGGGCCAGTGATCGGTACGGCCGCCGGCACGCGTTGCTGCTCTTCGTGATGCTGGCCGCCGTGGGCTACATCATCATCGCGGCCGCGCCGGCCTGGCCGGTGGTCTTCGTGGGCCTCCTCTTCATCATGGCGTGGACCAGCATGGCGAGCCCCACGCTCTTCGCCGTGGTGGGGGACGCGCTGCCGGCCGGCCGGCGCTCGGTCGGATTCTCGGTTCAAGCGATTCTCCGCCGGGTGCCGATCCTGGTGGCGCCGGCCCTGGGGGGTGCCGTCATCGCAGTGGCGGGGATCCAGGCCGGCGTGCGCGCTGGCCTTCTGACGTCCGTGGTCCTTGCCCTGGTGACCCTCGCCGTGGTGCGACGCATGCGGCTCGATCGGCCCGCGGCGCCCGCTCCGGCCAACGTCCGGCTGGTGTGGCGCTCGCTCCCGGGACCGCTTCGGCGACTCCTGGTCTCCGACATCTGCATTCGTACCTGCGACGCGATGGTCGACGTCTTTCTGGTGCTGTACGCGGTCAACGTCGCCGGAATCAGCCCGCCGGTGTTCGGCGGCCTCATCGGCGTGCAGATGGCCACCGTCATCCTCTGCTCTTTGCCTGCCGCCCGCCTGGCCGACCGGTTCGGGCGGAAGCCATTCGTGGTCGCCACCTTCGTCGCCTTCGCGAGCTTCCCGCTGGCCGTGGTGGCCGCGCACTCGCTGCAGGGGCTGGTCCTGGCGTTCGTGGTCGGCGGCCTGCGGGAGATCGGCGAGCCGGCGCGGAAGGCGCTCATCCTCGATCTGGTCCGGCCCGACCTGCGTGCACGCGGCGTCGGGCTCTATTACCTGCTCCGGAGCCTCGCCATCGCGCCGGCGGCCACGGTGGGCGGGCTTCTGTGGAAGGTCTCGCCCACGACCCCGTTCCTGATGGCAGGAGCCATCGGGGCGATCGGACTCGTCCTCTTCACGCTGACCGTGGACGAGCGGTATGCCGGCTGA
- a CDS encoding chromate resistance protein ChrB domain-containing protein yields MRWITRPHPHVDRTACAWLLRRFVDPEAEFGFAEDTEAAAALGGTPFDMRGVELGHHQGRCSFESILLRYRLTDPALQEIAAMVHDADLDDEKFRSPEAPGLDAIVRGLGLVIPDDQELLRFTYRLYDGLYAWVQRLTR; encoded by the coding sequence ATGCGCTGGATCACCCGGCCGCATCCGCACGTTGACCGGACCGCGTGCGCCTGGCTGCTCCGGCGCTTCGTGGATCCGGAGGCCGAGTTCGGGTTCGCCGAGGACACGGAGGCGGCGGCCGCGCTGGGGGGCACGCCGTTCGACATGCGCGGCGTCGAGCTGGGCCATCACCAGGGCCGCTGCTCCTTCGAGAGCATCCTCCTGCGTTACCGGCTCACCGATCCGGCGCTGCAGGAGATCGCCGCGATGGTCCACGACGCCGACCTCGACGACGAGAAGTTCCGCTCACCCGAGGCGCCCGGACTCGACGCCATCGTCCGCGGGCTCGGGCTGGTGATCCCCGACGACCAGGAGCTCCTCCGCTTCACCTACCGGCTCTACGACGGTCTCTACGCGTGGGTCCAGCGCCTGACCCGGTGA
- a CDS encoding Chromate resistance protein ChrB — translation MPPLRWILLSSRLPRDPSRLRLGVWRRLRRLGAVLLHDAVWLLPADPKTREAFEWLAEEIAEQGGTAFVWEAASLDQPQDRELVRRFRAEADDRYAGLAQSARDLVRAAGRPRRRAAPSDKPSALRQLQGLERALRLERHRDYFRAPGRLSAAAAIADALAALDLPRSVTRTARDAHALDHPAASAR, via the coding sequence ATGCCCCCGCTCCGCTGGATCCTCCTCTCCTCCCGCCTCCCCCGCGACCCCAGCCGTCTCCGCCTGGGCGTCTGGCGCCGGCTCCGCCGTCTTGGCGCCGTGCTGCTCCACGATGCCGTGTGGCTGCTACCCGCCGATCCCAAGACCCGGGAAGCGTTCGAGTGGCTCGCCGAGGAGATCGCCGAGCAAGGCGGGACGGCGTTCGTCTGGGAGGCCGCCAGTCTGGACCAGCCACAGGACCGCGAGCTGGTGCGCCGCTTCCGCGCCGAGGCGGATGACCGCTACGCGGGGTTGGCCCAGTCCGCGCGCGACCTGGTGCGCGCGGCCGGGCGGCCTCGCCGGCGTGCCGCGCCGTCCGACAAGCCATCCGCGCTCCGCCAGCTCCAAGGATTGGAGCGCGCGCTCCGCCTGGAGCGGCACCGTGACTACTTCCGCGCCCCTGGGCGGCTGAGCGCGGCCGCGGCGATCGCCGATGCCCTCGCAGCCCTGGACCTCCCCCGTTCCGTCACCCGCACTGCCAGAGACGCCCATGCGCTGGATCACCCGGCCGCATCCGCACGTTGA